A DNA window from Candidatus Sulfidibacterium hydrothermale contains the following coding sequences:
- a CDS encoding acyl-CoA synthetase → MKEISHDAQKFFDLREFVLNVQSYEEAVAGFKWPRITKFNWALDYFDVIAEGNQKPALIYADVEGNDETVTYDDMMKRSNRVANFLNDLGLEKGDRVMLMMDTSVEIYELFLGIMKAGGAIIPASTLLSPADVSDRIVRGDVKFVVAHSKYMDRVDEAGEALYRLKGLVCVRPEKERCQCENKENIPCWVDYNENKNYEETYESNFITFSTDILFLFFTSGTTSKPKLVMHPHHYPVGHLTTMYWLDLKPDDVHYNISSPGWAKFVWSSFIAPWNAGCTAFTLKYDQFDPDKVLDAMEKYKITSLCAPLSVWKLFGSRDFSKYNFSLKKMVSAGEPVNPEISKMAKDLTGVELREGYGQTETTAMIATFPGMKPQAGSIGKVAPGYEVKILNAQLDEVVPGQDGQICCATYPVKPMGLLTAYEDQQRNKDIFKGGWYLTGDTAYMDEEGYVHFVGRVDDVFKSLDYRISPFEVESEIIENQAVLEVGVIPTVDDKDRIVPKAFIVLNPEYTPNRKMALEIFRYIRDHMAPYKRPRSIEFMDEFPKTISSKVMRKDLRAYDEELRRSGKKGKYEFFEKEFAKELNLRRRK, encoded by the coding sequence ATGAAAGAAATAAGCCACGATGCGCAAAAGTTCTTTGATTTGCGTGAATTTGTATTGAATGTTCAATCGTATGAAGAAGCGGTTGCCGGCTTTAAATGGCCCCGGATCACCAAGTTTAACTGGGCATTGGATTATTTTGATGTCATTGCGGAAGGGAATCAGAAACCGGCTCTGATTTATGCTGATGTTGAAGGAAATGACGAAACGGTTACCTACGATGATATGATGAAACGCTCAAACCGGGTGGCTAATTTTTTAAATGACCTGGGACTTGAGAAAGGGGATCGTGTGATGTTGATGATGGATACCTCTGTGGAGATTTACGAGCTCTTTTTGGGAATTATGAAAGCCGGCGGAGCGATTATTCCGGCTTCCACCCTTCTGTCTCCGGCTGATGTATCCGACCGCATTGTTCGTGGTGATGTAAAATTTGTAGTGGCGCACAGTAAATATATGGATCGTGTAGACGAAGCCGGTGAGGCTCTTTACCGGTTAAAAGGTTTGGTTTGTGTAAGGCCTGAGAAAGAAAGATGCCAGTGCGAAAACAAGGAAAATATTCCCTGCTGGGTAGATTACAACGAAAATAAAAACTACGAAGAAACGTATGAATCGAATTTTATCACTTTTTCAACAGACATTCTCTTTTTGTTTTTCACCTCCGGAACCACTTCCAAACCTAAATTGGTAATGCATCCGCATCATTATCCTGTCGGACACCTGACCACGATGTACTGGCTTGACCTGAAACCCGACGATGTGCATTATAACATCAGTTCGCCGGGCTGGGCAAAGTTTGTATGGAGCAGCTTTATTGCCCCGTGGAATGCCGGATGTACGGCTTTTACCCTGAAATATGATCAGTTTGATCCGGACAAGGTGCTCGATGCCATGGAGAAATACAAAATTACCAGTCTTTGTGCTCCGTTGAGCGTTTGGAAACTCTTTGGCAGTCGTGATTTCTCAAAGTATAATTTTTCATTGAAAAAAATGGTGAGTGCCGGCGAACCGGTGAATCCTGAAATCAGTAAAATGGCCAAAGACCTTACCGGAGTAGAATTGCGTGAAGGTTACGGACAAACCGAAACCACAGCCATGATTGCGACTTTCCCGGGAATGAAACCGCAAGCCGGTTCCATCGGAAAAGTAGCTCCGGGTTATGAAGTGAAAATTCTCAACGCCCAGTTGGATGAAGTAGTGCCCGGACAAGACGGACAAATTTGTTGCGCTACTTATCCGGTGAAACCCATGGGATTGTTAACAGCCTATGAAGATCAGCAACGCAACAAAGACATCTTTAAAGGCGGTTGGTACCTCACGGGCGATACGGCATACATGGACGAAGAAGGTTATGTGCATTTTGTCGGACGGGTGGACGATGTCTTTAAGAGCCTGGATTACCGGATTAGTCCTTTTGAAGTGGAAAGTGAAATTATTGAAAACCAGGCGGTACTGGAGGTCGGAGTCATTCCTACTGTAGATGATAAAGACCGGATTGTTCCCAAAGCTTTTATTGTGTTGAATCCGGAGTACACGCCCAATCGGAAGATGGCACTGGAAATTTTCCGCTACATTCGTGACCACATGGCACCTTACAAACGTCCCCGCTCCATCGAATTTATGGATGAGTTTCCAAAAACGATCAGTTCTAAGGTAATGCGGAAAGACCTGCGGGCTTACGACGAAGAATTACGTCGCAGTGGTAAAAAAGGAAAATACGAATTCTTTGAAAAAGAATTTGCCAAAGAACTGAATCTGAGAAGAAGAAAATAA
- a CDS encoding CDP-alcohol phosphatidyltransferase family protein produces the protein MTIKQHIPNSITLLNLTAGIISIYFGVKGSPNDLVFAGIFIFIGALFDFFDGFSARLLGVKSAIGLQLDSLSDMVTFGVAPGFILYQMILRSHGNPTAEGLDYLPFFALLVPWMSAVRLAKFNIDKTQATSFKGLPTPALAILIASLPLIRQELYASKDFWYMVFTNSYFLLSIALFGPLLMVSSFPMFSLKLKTFGWKENMIKYSFLILSLLLLVFLKMVAIPFIILLYLFLSLILFLTDIQG, from the coding sequence ATGACAATTAAGCAACATATTCCCAACAGTATCACGCTATTGAACCTGACAGCGGGAATAATTTCTATCTATTTTGGAGTAAAAGGCTCTCCGAACGATTTGGTTTTTGCCGGTATTTTCATTTTTATCGGAGCTTTATTTGATTTTTTTGACGGATTTTCAGCCCGTTTGCTCGGGGTAAAATCGGCCATCGGCTTACAGCTCGATTCGTTGTCGGATATGGTAACTTTTGGTGTGGCCCCCGGATTTATTCTATATCAGATGATTTTGCGCAGCCATGGAAATCCCACAGCCGAGGGGCTTGATTATTTACCCTTTTTTGCGCTGCTTGTCCCCTGGATGTCCGCAGTACGACTGGCAAAATTCAACATAGATAAAACACAGGCGACCTCTTTCAAAGGCTTGCCCACTCCGGCTTTAGCCATTTTAATTGCCTCTTTACCGCTTATCCGGCAAGAGCTTTATGCTTCAAAGGATTTCTGGTACATGGTTTTCACCAACAGTTATTTCTTACTGTCGATTGCTCTATTCGGTCCTTTGTTGATGGTGAGTTCTTTTCCGATGTTTTCGTTGAAGCTTAAAACGTTTGGATGGAAAGAAAACATGATAAAGTATTCCTTTTTAATCCTTTCGCTTTTATTGCTCGTTTTTTTGAAAATGGTGGCTATTCCGTTTATTATTCTGCTTTATCTTTTTTTATCGCTGATCCTGTTTCTCACCGATATTCAGGGGTAA
- the recQ gene encoding DNA helicase RecQ translates to MESANRDVYGLRPLLKSFFGFSSFKGNQEKIINNLMEGNDGFVVMPTGGGKSLCYQLPALVKPGTAIVVSPLIALMKNQVDMVRNFGSENGIAHVMNSSLSKTEMNQVRSDLLSGKTKLLYMAPESLTKEDNIEFLKQIKISFYAIDEAHCISEWGHDFRPEYRKLRPIIQAIGQDVPIIALTATATLKVQEDILKTLNIPNAKVFKSSFDRPNLYYEVRPKTKDVIKDIIKYIKTQPGKSGIVYCLSRKKVVEIAETLVVNGIKAVPYHAGLDAATRRNNQDKFLMEEVDVIVATIAFGMGIDKPDIRFVIHHDIPKSIEGYYQETGRAGRDGGEGNCITFYSYDDIQKLEKFMKDKPVAEQEIAKELLFETVAYAESSVCRHKLLLHYFGEEYNKDNCGACDNCLHPKEKFEGKEDIKKVLETVKELKQQYKVKMIADILAGKKTGDIKAIKLDKNPIFGSGKEKDSRYWVMVIRQALIQRLLEKEIENYGILKLTKSGEEFIKQPYSIMIAKNHNYENENDENVVVPGKGQKLSGSDPVLFAMLKDLRKEISQRENLPPFVIFQDPSLEDMAIQYPITINEMQQIVGVGVGKAKKYGQPFCDLIKQYVEENDIMRPNDIVVKSVVNKSGLKVYIIKSIDRKLPLEDVAHAKNLTMDELLTEIERIVASGTRLDISYYIDEHIDEYHQEDIYDYFLEAETDSVEDALQELGEAEYSEEEIRLMRIKFMSEVGN, encoded by the coding sequence ATGGAAAGCGCAAATCGTGATGTATATGGGCTGCGACCATTACTCAAAAGCTTTTTCGGATTCTCCAGTTTTAAAGGAAATCAGGAAAAAATCATCAATAATTTGATGGAAGGAAACGACGGCTTTGTGGTGATGCCTACCGGCGGAGGGAAGTCGTTGTGCTATCAGCTTCCGGCACTGGTAAAACCCGGAACCGCCATTGTGGTTTCTCCTTTGATTGCCCTGATGAAAAATCAGGTGGACATGGTACGCAATTTTGGCTCCGAAAACGGTATTGCTCACGTCATGAACTCCTCGCTTTCCAAAACCGAAATGAACCAGGTTCGTTCGGATTTGCTTTCGGGTAAAACCAAGTTGCTTTATATGGCGCCGGAGTCGTTGACAAAAGAGGATAACATCGAATTTTTAAAACAGATTAAAATCTCTTTTTATGCCATTGACGAAGCCCACTGTATTTCGGAATGGGGGCATGATTTCCGGCCGGAATACCGTAAACTGAGGCCGATCATTCAGGCTATCGGCCAGGATGTACCCATTATTGCCTTAACCGCTACTGCCACCTTAAAAGTACAGGAAGACATCCTGAAAACGCTCAATATTCCCAATGCCAAAGTTTTTAAATCGTCTTTCGACAGACCCAATTTATACTACGAGGTCCGGCCCAAAACCAAAGATGTTATCAAAGACATCATCAAATACATCAAAACCCAACCCGGGAAATCGGGAATTGTGTATTGCTTAAGCCGGAAAAAAGTAGTAGAGATAGCCGAAACACTGGTGGTCAACGGAATAAAAGCCGTGCCTTACCATGCCGGACTGGATGCTGCTACCCGCAGAAACAACCAGGATAAATTCCTGATGGAAGAAGTGGATGTAATTGTGGCTACCATTGCTTTTGGCATGGGAATTGATAAACCCGACATCCGGTTTGTCATTCATCATGACATACCCAAAAGTATTGAAGGGTATTATCAGGAAACCGGTCGGGCAGGCCGCGACGGCGGCGAAGGAAACTGTATCACTTTTTACAGCTACGATGATATTCAGAAGCTGGAAAAGTTTATGAAGGATAAACCGGTTGCCGAACAGGAAATTGCCAAAGAACTGCTGTTTGAAACAGTGGCTTATGCCGAATCGTCGGTATGCCGGCATAAACTGCTTCTGCACTATTTTGGCGAAGAATACAACAAAGATAATTGCGGCGCTTGCGACAATTGTCTGCATCCGAAGGAGAAATTTGAGGGGAAAGAGGACATCAAAAAAGTGCTGGAGACCGTTAAAGAACTGAAACAGCAGTACAAAGTAAAGATGATTGCTGATATTTTGGCCGGGAAAAAAACAGGCGATATAAAAGCCATCAAACTGGATAAAAATCCTATTTTTGGCAGCGGAAAAGAGAAAGACAGCCGCTATTGGGTAATGGTTATCCGGCAAGCCCTTATACAGCGGTTGCTGGAAAAAGAAATTGAAAATTACGGTATTTTAAAGCTTACAAAATCAGGTGAAGAATTTATTAAACAACCCTACAGTATTATGATTGCGAAAAACCATAATTACGAGAACGAAAACGACGAGAACGTTGTCGTTCCGGGGAAAGGACAGAAACTGAGTGGTTCTGATCCGGTATTGTTTGCCATGTTGAAAGATTTGCGAAAAGAGATATCGCAACGCGAAAACCTGCCTCCTTTTGTTATTTTCCAAGATCCTTCACTGGAAGATATGGCCATTCAATATCCGATTACCATCAATGAAATGCAGCAAATTGTGGGAGTAGGTGTTGGAAAAGCCAAAAAATACGGTCAGCCGTTTTGTGACCTGATCAAACAATACGTAGAAGAAAACGACATTATGCGCCCCAACGACATCGTGGTGAAGTCGGTCGTCAATAAATCGGGGTTGAAAGTGTATATTATCAAAAGCATTGACCGCAAATTGCCCTTAGAAGACGTTGCCCATGCCAAAAACCTGACCATGGACGAGCTTCTGACAGAAATAGAACGAATTGTTGCTTCCGGAACCCGGTTAGATATCAGTTATTATATTGATGAGCACATCGACGAATACCATCAGGAAGATATTTACGACTACTTTTTGGAGGCAGAGACCGATTCGGTGGAAGATGCCTTGCAGGAACTGGGTGAGGCGGAATACAGCGAAGAAGAAATCCGCTTAATGCGTATTAAGTTCATGTCGGAAGTGGGAAACTAA
- the lptB gene encoding LPS export ABC transporter ATP-binding protein: MKLWTKNLVKKYHQRTVVKKVSIEVNQGEIIGLLGPNGAGKTTTFYMMTGLIKPYEGHVYLDDMEITELPMYKRAKLGIGYLAQEASVFRQLSVENNIRAVMEFTDMTKEQQKERLESLLDEFGLQNIRKSLGIQLSGGERRRVEIARSLSVNPKFILLDEPFAGVDPIAVEDIQNIVAKLKTKNIGILITDHNVHETLSITDRAYLLFEGSVLKYGTSEDLANDEQVRRVYLGRNFELRKKDFMTEGN, translated from the coding sequence ATGAAACTTTGGACAAAAAATTTAGTGAAAAAATATCATCAGCGGACAGTGGTAAAAAAGGTGTCTATTGAGGTAAATCAAGGAGAAATTATTGGGCTGCTTGGACCCAACGGAGCCGGGAAAACGACGACCTTTTATATGATGACGGGGCTGATTAAACCTTACGAAGGTCATGTCTATCTTGATGATATGGAAATAACGGAACTTCCCATGTACAAGAGAGCCAAGCTGGGAATCGGTTATCTGGCACAGGAAGCTTCTGTATTTCGTCAGTTGAGTGTGGAAAATAACATTAGAGCGGTCATGGAATTTACGGATATGACCAAGGAACAGCAAAAAGAACGGCTGGAATCATTATTGGATGAGTTTGGTTTGCAAAATATCCGAAAAAGCCTGGGGATACAGCTTTCCGGTGGTGAACGCCGCCGGGTTGAAATTGCCCGCTCCCTCTCGGTGAACCCTAAGTTTATTTTGCTGGACGAACCTTTTGCCGGTGTAGACCCCATTGCGGTGGAAGATATTCAAAATATTGTGGCCAAACTGAAAACAAAAAACATTGGTATTTTAATTACTGACCATAACGTTCATGAAACCCTTTCCATTACCGATCGGGCCTACCTCCTCTTTGAAGGTTCGGTACTTAAATACGGAACATCTGAAGATCTGGCCAATGACGAACAGGTACGCCGCGTTTATCTCGGACGGAATTTTGAACTGCGGAAAAAAGATTTTATGACAGAAGGAAATTAG
- a CDS encoding NAD(P)/FAD-dependent oxidoreductase, which translates to MAKILVLGAGISGHTASTWLKKKLGKKHDVIVVAPTMHYHWIPSNIWIGVGRMTPDQVKFRLENRYKKSGIIFKQAKAVSIHPEGNEKSDRGYVTIEYTGQDKIGETETVEYDFLINATGPQLKFDATEGLGPGKNTVSVCSFSHAAEAWEKLKESIERMEKGEKQKFIIGTGHPGATCQGAAFEYILNVHYEIAKRKLEHLAEFKWLTNEYEVGDFGMGGAYIKRGGYITSTKTFAESFLKERNIGWIKRAGVKKVEPGKIFYELLDGTEHEETFDFSMLIPAFSGPGMKAYNKKGEDITSVLFAPNGFMKVDADYTKKPFEEWKASDWPSTYQNPDYKNIFAAGIAFAPPHPISKPMFSPNGTGIFPAPPRTGMPSGVIGKVIADNIIDWIKKGDDSLKHKASMARMGAACIVSAGFGHFKGAAATMTVFPIVQDWEKYPTYGRDLRYTVGEAGLAGHWLKWFMHYMFLHKAKGYPFWWLLPE; encoded by the coding sequence ATGGCAAAAATACTCGTTCTGGGCGCTGGCATATCCGGCCATACCGCTTCTACTTGGCTTAAAAAGAAACTGGGTAAAAAACACGATGTTATTGTTGTAGCACCGACCATGCACTATCATTGGATTCCTTCTAATATTTGGATTGGTGTGGGCCGGATGACTCCGGACCAGGTAAAATTCAGACTGGAAAACCGTTACAAAAAATCAGGAATTATCTTCAAACAGGCTAAGGCAGTTTCCATTCATCCTGAAGGAAACGAAAAATCAGACCGGGGGTATGTGACCATTGAATATACCGGTCAGGATAAAATAGGAGAAACCGAAACAGTAGAGTACGACTTTCTGATTAATGCCACCGGTCCCCAATTGAAATTTGATGCCACCGAGGGACTGGGACCTGGAAAAAATACCGTATCCGTTTGTTCTTTTAGCCATGCTGCCGAAGCATGGGAAAAGCTGAAAGAATCCATCGAACGGATGGAAAAAGGAGAAAAACAAAAATTCATTATTGGTACCGGTCACCCGGGAGCTACTTGTCAGGGAGCGGCTTTTGAGTACATTCTTAATGTGCATTATGAAATAGCTAAACGTAAACTGGAACATCTGGCTGAATTCAAGTGGCTGACCAATGAATACGAAGTGGGTGACTTTGGTATGGGAGGCGCTTACATCAAAAGAGGCGGATATATTACTTCTACCAAAACCTTTGCCGAGTCGTTTTTGAAAGAACGGAATATTGGCTGGATAAAACGGGCCGGAGTGAAAAAAGTGGAACCGGGAAAAATCTTTTACGAGTTGCTTGATGGTACCGAACATGAAGAAACTTTTGACTTTTCTATGTTGATTCCTGCATTCAGTGGACCGGGAATGAAAGCATACAATAAAAAAGGAGAAGATATTACTTCGGTATTGTTTGCTCCTAACGGATTTATGAAAGTAGATGCCGATTACACCAAAAAGCCTTTTGAAGAATGGAAAGCTTCTGACTGGCCATCCACTTATCAGAATCCGGATTACAAAAATATTTTTGCCGCAGGAATTGCTTTTGCGCCGCCGCATCCGATTTCTAAACCCATGTTCAGTCCTAACGGAACCGGTATTTTTCCGGCTCCGCCGCGTACCGGTATGCCTTCCGGCGTTATTGGGAAAGTAATTGCCGATAATATTATCGACTGGATTAAAAAAGGAGATGACTCGTTAAAACATAAAGCCTCCATGGCCCGGATGGGAGCTGCCTGTATTGTTTCGGCCGGTTTTGGTCACTTCAAAGGAGCAGCTGCCACCATGACGGTTTTCCCCATTGTACAGGACTGGGAAAAATATCCTACTTACGGGCGTGATTTACGTTATACCGTTGGTGAAGCCGGATTGGCCGGACATTGGCTGAAATGGTTTATGCATTATATGTTTTTACACAAAGCCAAAGGTTATCCGTTCTGGTGGTTATTGCCTGAATAA
- a CDS encoding S-adenosylmethionine:tRNA ribosyltransferase-isomerase, with protein sequence MDVTGIKIDDYDYPLPDEKIAKYPLAQRDQSKLLLLKDGEISQRKFSEIPDLLPSDSLLLFNETRVIQARLLFQKSTGAQIEIFCLEPVEPVNDFQLAFQQSPPVVWKCFVGNARRWKSGPLQTELTVANQPVILQAEVKEKLSDAFLISFSWDKPALSFADILETSGHTPLPPYLHREAEETDKTRYQTVYARLNGSVAAPTAGLHFTEKILQQLDEKGIDKDRLILHVGAGTFKPVSADTIGKHEMHTEQIRVSLRTLKHLYRASEKKIIPVGTTSMRSLESLFWMALRLHKNLPDPFHVQQWDPYQLSIPEDFSSRKALDVLIRFLEKEQSNELKGTTQLIIVPGYTFRYARGIVTNFHQPKSTLLLLVSALIGPRWKEAYRFALQNDFRFLSYGDSCLFLP encoded by the coding sequence ATGGACGTTACCGGAATAAAAATTGATGACTATGATTATCCTTTACCGGATGAAAAAATAGCCAAATACCCGTTGGCTCAACGCGATCAGTCGAAATTACTTCTTTTAAAAGATGGTGAAATTTCCCAACGAAAATTTTCAGAAATTCCGGATTTATTGCCCTCGGACAGCTTGCTTTTATTTAACGAAACGCGGGTGATTCAGGCCCGGCTGTTGTTTCAGAAATCTACCGGTGCTCAGATAGAGATTTTTTGTTTGGAACCGGTAGAACCGGTCAATGATTTTCAGCTGGCTTTTCAGCAATCGCCACCGGTGGTGTGGAAATGCTTTGTGGGTAATGCCCGTCGCTGGAAATCAGGACCTCTCCAAACGGAGTTGACGGTGGCAAACCAGCCGGTAATTTTACAGGCTGAAGTCAAAGAAAAACTTTCCGATGCATTTCTCATTTCCTTTTCGTGGGATAAACCGGCACTTTCTTTTGCTGATATTCTAGAAACTTCTGGCCATACGCCGTTGCCTCCTTATCTGCATCGCGAAGCTGAAGAAACCGACAAAACCCGTTATCAAACGGTTTATGCCCGGCTAAATGGTTCGGTAGCTGCGCCTACCGCCGGATTGCACTTTACAGAAAAGATCCTGCAACAGCTTGACGAAAAAGGGATTGATAAAGACCGGTTAATTTTGCATGTGGGAGCCGGAACCTTTAAACCGGTTTCTGCCGATACCATTGGCAAACATGAAATGCATACCGAACAAATCAGGGTTTCGTTACGAACGCTGAAACATTTGTACCGGGCTTCTGAAAAAAAGATCATTCCGGTAGGCACTACTTCCATGCGGTCGCTTGAAAGCCTCTTTTGGATGGCCCTGCGTTTGCATAAAAACCTGCCGGATCCTTTTCATGTGCAACAATGGGATCCGTATCAACTGTCTATTCCGGAAGATTTTTCATCCCGGAAAGCTTTGGATGTTTTGATTCGTTTTCTTGAAAAAGAGCAAAGCAATGAGCTGAAAGGAACGACGCAGTTGATTATTGTCCCGGGATATACTTTTCGTTATGCCCGGGGAATCGTTACCAATTTCCATCAACCGAAAAGCACGCTTTTACTTCTGGTTTCAGCGCTTATTGGTCCCCGGTGGAAAGAAGCCTACCGGTTTGCGCTGCAAAATGATTTCCGGTTTCTGAGCTATGGCGATAGCTGTTTGTTTTTGCCCTGA